The genomic window CCGGGCGATTGCTGTTGGTGAGTTCTATGTAGGTGGGCACCTGCTGCTCGGGATGCACTGCGCTGTGGTCGTGGGTGtagtgttgctgctgctgctgctgcgccggTTGAGGTGTTGTCTGCgtccgttgctgttgctgctgatgctgctgctggtgttgctgttgctgctgttgctgctgttgctgctgctgctgctgctgctgttgctggctgCTGCTCTCAGAGTGGAGATCATGGCTGGGCAGCGATTCGTTTACGGCAGTTCCACTAGTCCGCGAGACACTGGTGCGTCCTCCCAGTTGCTGAGCCTGCTGCGAGGGCGAGGCGCTCAAAGTGGGGTAGCTGGATACATAGGCACCCGGGTTCGCTGGCGCCGCATAGCTCTGGTAGGGAGCAGCTGCACAGTTGGGTTGGTAACCGGAGGAGCTGGGAGCAGCCGGTGTCCAGCCGCCCGGACTGGCGCAGCTCTTTGCCGAGAGTTCGCGCTGCTGCACAAAGTACTGGAGGTGAGACATCAGGCGCAGGCGCAGAGGATCCTGGATGTCCATGCCCTCGATGGTGACTAGATAGCGGGCCACTTCGGCGGCGCACTCGCGGAACCCGATGATGTGGTAGTCCATGGCCACTCGCTGCGGATCGTAGCTCAGCGAGTCGAGAGCTGCAACAAGATAAGAGGAGGTGGAGAAAGTCAATAAGCTGTCTAATCCCAGTTCaggcaaacaattaaaatagcTGTTCCCACGCGACGAGCATAAAGAACAACCCCAAAACCCATGTCCTTCGGCGGGATGGCTCGTTGTGAGGTGGTTATCAGGGGGTGAAAGCCCGCTCCTGGCTACAACTTTGCCATCGTGGTAGTGCCGCTTCCGAGCGTGGGAAGCCCCGAGATTCGAGATTCACTTGAGCGCtagggtggtggtggtggtcctGTTTTGCTTATGGCAATCATATTTTTCCCACCATGCGACCCTGTGCGGGACAACAGGTCAGGATTGTTTACCCAGATTTGTGATAATTTGCCGcatattgtatttaatttcGTGCCTTAATTGTTTCCCACAGCGGGTTCTGCTTGGGGATTCTGGTTGCAGTTTTCCGATCGAATGCTTTTTTTACTGGGATTGTAGTTCATATGTCAGTGGGAGAGGAGTGATTTGAACTGGCGAAATACAAAATGTCCTTAATATTTCCAAACCCGATGTGTCATATGACCTAATTCCGCTTTTAACTTTAGTTCTAGCTGACTATTGACTTCCAGCTAACCAAGTCGCTCACTACTCACTACCCGCTCACTAATTTGAAGGTAGCTCAAGTTGGCGAAGTACACTTACTTTTGGACTGCAAGCTCTTGAGGTGCTCCACGGTCAGCTGGAGGATTTCGGCCTTCTCCAACTTGGCGGATCCCTGCTTCTCATAGGCGGAGGGCACCAGGCGCTTGAGTTCGGTAAGTGAGGAGTTGATCCGATCCCGCCGCTTCTTCTCGATCACTCCTCGTCGCTTTTTGCGGCTCATTAGTTGGCAGCTGCCCGGCTCACTGGGCGAGATTCTAAAAGCACAAAGGTTTTCTATTAGGTATGGATTGAAAGTAAGGATGGATTATAATATATCTTCTTTTAAGCGTGTGCTATCTAACACTCAATGGTGCTCCTAACTGCATAGCTATGAAAATCATAGAGTTACTGAACCattttaaaatctatttattcTTGGGCTGATTAGAGTTATCCATTATTTTGATGCACTAAATCGCACAGTTTTTTAGAATTGTTCCTTTGCAAGAAAACTCCTAAGCTTCTTTAGAGAAACTCTTCATGCActaaattgaaaacactttTGTAAGAAGTCGGGAATACGCACTGTTCTTTAGAGGACTCCTCGGAGTAAAGATCGTCGCAGTCGCTCTCGGAGAGCGTCCGCTTCAGGCTGCCAATCCCGTGGCTGTGGCTCTGGCTGTGCCCATGGCTGTGGTTGCTGTGGGCGCTGTGGTGGCTCTGCGGCGGCGGCACCCAGTGGCTTTGGGGTGTTGTGACGCTGGCGCCGGGCATGACCACTCCGGGTCCGGCGGCGTAGCCCCAGTGGTGTAGCGACGGCGCGTTCACGTGCATGTTGTGATCCATTGTGTGTGGTGACTCGCAGTGTTTACTCGCTGCTCCTGCGCACTTGACACTGGTGTGTTGCTGTAGCAGTTGTCGCTGGGCGAGTGTTGCGCGTTGCGTGTTGCTAGTGTTGCGAGTGGCACTGGCAGCAAGTTGCAGATGCAGTAGGCGACCGGGCTGGCGGAGCTAGTTTGAGCACGTGACTTATCGTGTGCGCGAACGGCGTTCGACTGATTCTGCAGCACACGTCGAGCGGACGACCTGCCCTCCGCTGCCGCCGCTCAACCCCTTTTTACCGCCTGCGGCAGCCGTCCAATaagatgcagcagcaaccaccCCCTGGCAACGCGTAGCGCGTGCTGGCCGAGATTGGGGTAGGAAACGGGGAATAAACATATTCGCCGCACGGCGATCGCCGCCAAGTGAGCAAGGGTGTGTGCGACAAGGAGCGGCAAGCCGGCAAATGAGCAAGCCTCTGTCATCGATTCATCCGATTGTATCGCCCGAGCATCTGATACAGCCTTTCAGCAGCATCTAAAGCATTTATGTATCTAAAGCATCTGCAGCACGGCCTCTAATCGGCGCCGTGGGCGACAAACTGGCGACGTCCGCCGTCCGTCTGTCCACTTGTTCGCTGCTGGAGCGGCTGCACCCGACCATGGAACTCAAACTGGAGCACGCGCCGGTCGTGTGGCATTGCCCGGCATTGCGTGGCGCCGGGAAAGCCCCAACAAGTGCAACAGCCGTCGTTGACCTCTATCTGAGCAGTGGGACGCGTGCTGGTGGGTGGCCCACACAATTCTAGGTCAGTGCCGCCGGCTCAAGGTTGCGGCATCAGGAATCCGGAACAGGAACGGGAGCATCGGCAGGTGCAGGTGCCGAGATAATGGCGACGACGACGGCAGGTGACCAAGGTTGACTAAGAAATTGCCCGAGGTAAACTCGAGTTGTTTATCTAGAGCTATGCTTATGCGCAAATAATAcccttttatatttttgggaGCTTTAGTGTTAAATCCCAAGCATCATTGTAGAAAATCGCAAAATGAATATAAGTTAAATTAACTGCGACGTTAAAAACCCAAATTTTTTTGTCATTCCTTACGTAAAAGCAGACGTGATCCTTGGAGGTACTTCAATTCTTTATCTATTAAACTCTCTAGCCCATTAAACTTTTAGTTGCGCATGATATGATCCATTCTAAACTGTGTTTGCTTAAGAGGTTAGACTCGTTAATTCTAAAACGCCAATATTTGTATACCCTttcgagtcgatctggccttgtccgactgtccgtccgtatgaacgcaGAGATCTTGGGATCAGGAAGAGATGTAAACGCAGCGCTGGATCGCCACAGAAGATTTCCATGTCCACTGTAATGCTCACAAACCGAGCTAAAGTGTCAtactttgaaaaatttttagATTTTGTTTAGAAAAATGTCTtgagatttttgattttactaTTTGCTTGGCCAATTTTAATAGCTATACCCAGTACTCCTACAAGCTGAGTAATAGGTATCTGATAATCGACGAAATGGACTGTCGCGGTTCCTCTTATACTATAGCGTATCCTCCTATTTATAAAATAGAGGAAATGGTTATCATAACCCTAAACTGTGGAACCATCTAAATACTTTGATAATACTCTCTGCTATATCTCTCTCCGCTATCTCAAAAAATGACTCGCAAAGTTTGTGGCCAGATGcttgatattattattaattccaatgttacttataaatttgtatataataaataattgccaaTATATTATATCATCTCAAGATTGCACGCCTATTACTACTGAAAGCTAGAAGTAGATTAAAAGtgattaaaatacaaatacaaaacaagacataacgctatagtcgagttccccgactatctgatacccgttacacagcTATTGGAGAGTCTTCgacactgacagttttggcggtttgtgggcgttagagtggtcgTGGCAAAGAGCTTTTTgtgcaaatcgatagaaatttacaagaccaatataaaaatgaataaatatcataacatttttggaaagtgtgggcgttagagtggacgtggcaacaaacttgtgctgcgtctatgtccctggagtctgtatgcttaatctcaactttgtagcttttgtagttcctgagatctcagcgttcatacggacggacagacggacggacatggccagatcgatccttctgcctgttacatacttttcaacgaatctagtatacccttttaatctacgagtaacgtgtaTTAAAACCATCTACGCAAATATTGCTGATCTATGGCTGAAGTGGTATGATAGAACTATCCCAAACTACATTTGATATCTGTGCCTTCAGATATCGGGATACTATTGCATCGTTTTTACATTAGAATAATTCAAACAAGAGAAAATGTGTGaattattatattacaaaGTAAGGCATCTGTGGATAGCTGTGTAAACATGTTCAGTACAAGCCCATTAGTCCTGCGTCTCTAAAAGTATCTAAGTATCTCACATTGCCAAGCTCTATGTGTTCTTGCCGGTTAAAGAAACTGGAAAGATCATTATTTTTTCTCCCCCACAAATTTCTTTAGTGTAGcatttttgctattttctcGATTAATCAGGCCTTGGTTACAATGGCGCCCATATCAATTTCAAAAAAGTAcatcaaaatcgaaaattataaaaagtgcTTTTCATTTGATTCGGCATGCTGTCGCTCAGGTTTTGACCGCGGCAAGCAGCAAAGTGGAAATGCCTAATGGCCAATGCCAGTGGTAGTGCCAGCGTGGGACAAACTCGCTCCGAGTTGCCGGAACCCACCCCGAATCAAGTGGATAAATAGTGCCGGGCTGAAGCGGTGTAGCGACAAGGCGGCAAGTTGCACCACCGACGCGGCGACGGGACGAACCCACGAAATCGCAGCCGTGGCTCGTGGGAAAGCCAAAGGTCTACGGATTCTCACGAGCGTCCAGCACGTGCGGGTCGTGCGCCGGAATGGAtcgatggatggatgggtgggTGGTCGACGAACTTACTCCCTCCCACAGGGCAAAGGGCAATCGCATACGCATTCGCATTTACGTTCGCATTCTGAAGTGCATTACTCAAGGTATGGAGCCAAAGGAGcgccgcacacacaaacacactttATTGTTAATGGATATTCTCGAAAACAACTTTCTATAATGAAAATTGCGGTCTGCCGACGCCGACTCAAATACTCGattacatatataaatgtagGTAATTCTCACAAGACTGGTTTTCGTGCTCTATCGCTGGACGCAAAGTGGAGGTTACAAAGCCGCTGAGTGTCCGTTTCCGGACTCAGAAGCTCCTAAGGCAAAGATTGCAGTTGTTTCCGGCTACTGCGTTGTCGTGTCGGTGCAGCTCCAGGCTGAGGGGCTCCGTGTCGTCCACCCAGGTCTCTAGGGTGCAGGAGCTGGACTGGTGGCTGGACTTTTGGGACTGGGAGAGGGATCTGGTGGCCACCGCCGCCTGCCGCCACCTGGCGTCGAAGTCATCCCAGCGATCGCAGGTGTCGTCATCCAGCGAGTTCCCGTTGATGTCCCACTTAACAATGGGGAAGTCGTCGTGCGGCGGCTCCATGATCACCACGCTGTGGTAGTTGCCCTCCAGCTTGGAGCCCAGGCTGATGCTGCAGGGATGGTAGCGACTGGGCGTGGGAATCCTCTGCTGCACTTGCTGTTTCCTCGGAGttgcctgctgctgcacttgctgtTTTCGCGGGGTGGCCTGCTGCTGCGctggctgctcctccttctgctccgCCTTttgctcctccttctgctcctccagctgcagaTCCAGGCTGGAGTTGGAGGGCGTGTGCCGCAGGTAGCGGACATTCGCCTTGTACTTCACCCGCTCGAACTCAATGGTCGTTGGCGGGGTGGCCAACACCTCGTAGTTGCCGCAGCTCATCAAGTATTTGAAGCGCAGATCATGCTTGGCTGCGGGCTgaagctcctcctcctcctccttggccAAGTCCAGGGCCTGGTTGCACTCActcagctgcagctcctcgtAGATAGCCTCCGTCACCGGGCAATTGCTGTTTACATCCAGCTCCAGATCGCGCTGCAGATTCAACTCCTCCTCCACATCCTCGTCGTCCCCGTCCTCCTCGTCCAGCCGCTGGACAAAGAGTTGCTTTGAAGTCGATATCTTGCGCAGGAACTGCAAGGACACAAATCGATACGCATAAACATAGCGggcaacgcggcgtatgattAACGTGCCAAAAGCACTGGCATGCAAACTTAACTGACTATTTTCATGCGGCGCTGGTGGCCATCGATTTCCTATAGATTGCCACCCACTCGGGCGCCACACGAGGACTCACCTTCAGACAGGACTTCCTGGTGCGCCTCAGCAAATGCGACATGCTGGCGATGTCTTTGTGTCGCCGCCGCTTTATCCTCCCTAAGTGAATGCTGCAATTACAGTGGCTATTGTTGCCCTGCCATCGGAGTTGCGCCCGTCAGCCGGGGCATGTGCCTCATCACCGCTGCAGCCCGTTGGGCTATCCAAACAAAACTGAACGAGGAAGCGCCGCGGCGAACCCTCGCAGGTGGAGCAAGGACCTCCCATGCCGCGCTCCTGCCAAATGACTCATCCTCGCGGCAGCGGCTCGAAACACGCAGAGAAATGAAAGTACTTTTAAGTTTTATTCAAGTGATTTAAGTGTTGCAAGAAGTTAAGGAAGTCCTTGATTGTAAAGGATTCATCTTTCGATTAGCCCAAACTTGGGTTTCAATCGTGCCTGCTTCTACTTACCTAGATGTAGATAACGAAATATTTCTGAAATATTCTGAATACTATTGCCCGTTTTCGCACAGTGCACTGGGGAGCAGTGCACGCGCCAGCTGAGAGCCTCTGTCCGCACAGGCGCAGTGTGATCCTGGCGCACAGATTGGGAATCTCGAGTGGGTCGTCGCTAATGCGGTAATGGCCCGGCTAAGCGCCCCCTCCAGAGTCCCCTCCAGAGCCCCTGAAGCGACGGCCCTCGAATGGCCAGCCGGTCAAGTGCCTGGGGTGCTCCGAAGGACCAAAGGTGAGTCCGGCTCCCTGATTATTTCGGTGCGTGTGCCGATGGGGGCGCCAACTTGGCGCTGCCTTCCGTGGCAGGTTTGTTATGAAACTATTTGGAGGAGAGCAGGAGAGGGTCGCCGCTGAACTTGCGGGAGGCGTTCATGTAACTATGGGAATTTGTATACCACGCGAATTGCGTTATAAATAGTGGGCCAATGCCATGAATGCTGAAGTGGAAGGGAATTCTCCTGCGAACAGCAAATATATGGTGGAGAAACAACCTCAAAATAACTTCTTGTTTGCTTTCTGACACCTATTAAACAAAACAGCGCACTTTGGGTTTGAAAACAACTGCAGGTGGGGCTTAGAGTCTGatcaaaaaaatatgaaatattttacttcTCAGGAAAACTGATCGCGGTAAAATGTGCGTCCACTTTTATAAATCCGCTCAGGGCCTTTGGGTAATGATTTCTGAAGCTAACACCGATTAATGCTAATCTCTTTTATGAAAAAGAGTATTTTGCTTGGCTTATCACTGGACTCATACAAATTTGAGTAATCAACTTGTTGCCCAGACAAAACCGAGTATGGTGACCCCAATTCTTTCTTTGCATTTGCTGAAATCTGATAATTTCAGGGGCGCATACTTTAATACAAAGGGTTttcaaaaggcaaaaaagaGTTTTCTTATGTTTCCCATTTGACTTTCCCATCGACGAGCGTAGTTGCAATGGATACATTCGAATCAATTGCCATGGGAAATGGTGGGACTGGCGGCTGAACTAATGACATTCGCATGTAAATTTCCTGCAATTTGGGCGAATGATTTAAACGCATTTAGTTGTAAAAAAGGCGAAACCAGTTTTACAATTCAGCATGGTACGAGTGGCTGGCATTCcgattcctattcctattcctattccgaATTCGAATTTTTTTGGTGAGCACTTTTCGGCCTGTCGTCGATTTGTCACATCACTCAAAGTGGGCCTCAAAGAGTGCCTGCTGTGGTTTCGGGTT from Drosophila yakuba strain Tai18E2 chromosome 2L, Prin_Dyak_Tai18E2_2.1, whole genome shotgun sequence includes these protein-coding regions:
- the LOC6528518 gene encoding probable E3 ubiquitin-protein ligase bre1: MSHLLRRTRKSCLKFLRKISTSKQLFVQRLDEEDGDDEDVEEELNLQRDLELDVNSNCPVTEAIYEELQLSECNQALDLAKEEEEELQPAAKHDLRFKYLMSCGNYEVLATPPTTIEFERVKYKANVRYLRHTPSNSSLDLQLEEQKEEQKAEQKEEQPAQQQATPRKQQVQQQATPRKQQVQQRIPTPSRYHPCSISLGSKLEGNYHSVVIMEPPHDDFPIVKWDINGNSLDDDTCDRWDDFDARWRQAAVATRSLSQSQKSSHQSSSCTLETWVDDTEPLSLELHRHDNAVAGNNCNLCLRSF
- the LOC6528517 gene encoding hairy/enhancer-of-split related with YRPW motif protein yields the protein MDHNMHVNAPSLHHWGYAAGPGVVMPGASVTTPQSHWVPPPQSHHSAHSNHSHGHSQSHSHGIGSLKRTLSESDCDDLYSEESSKEQISPSEPGSCQLMSRKKRRGVIEKKRRDRINSSLTELKRLVPSAYEKQGSAKLEKAEILQLTVEHLKSLQSKTLDSLSYDPQRVAMDYHIIGFRECAAEVARYLVTIEGMDIQDPLRLRLMSHLQYFVQQRELSAKSCASPGGWTPAAPSSSGYQPNCAAAPYQSYAAPANPGAYVSSYPTLSASPSQQAQQLGGRTSVSRTSGTAVNESLPSHDLHSESSSQQQQQQQQQQQQQQQQQQHQQQHQQQQQRTQTTPQPAQQQQQQHYTHDHSAVHPEQQVPTYIELTNSNRPAALGSESLSYSAAPQYPVSGLPGQDYNNSSVLQYATPNGAKPYRPWGAEMAY